A window of Vanessa cardui chromosome 16, ilVanCard2.1, whole genome shotgun sequence genomic DNA:
accatcaataagaaagagtaatgcttctatattgaataaagttatttgagtttgagtttgacacGCTGCCGCGTGTCTGTATGAGGACATACACAAAGAAGATATTAAATAAGTGCAAGGAACTGCGTAAcctccatgttttttttttttatcgtaagtTATAATGATTTATGTCAATCTGAcaaccttcgtggtcgagtagtgtgtacactggttttcatcggtacgtcactccgaggtcctgggttcgattcttggccgagtcgatgtagaaaattcattagttttctaagttgtcttaggcctgggtgtttgttgtaccgtcgttacttctgacttttcataacacaagtgctttagctacttacattgggatcagagtaatgtttgtccaatatttatttattaattattatttgttattgtagCTTTCTCAATCGAACGTACTATTCAACTATCCTACGTGGAATTTACACAGTACATTATAGAGATTTCTATTTGTTCgagaccactatggaggacattcttaataaatttttataaataaaaaaaaccgccttcaaaaatgaactaaaaagaaaaaaatgatcagttacatccatatccaatttacgattttttaatcacctctcaaagtcggtgccaaaattgctaatataggtacataatacatacatacaaacctaaatctatttattgtatagattacaccattagacaaaccttactatcgatacaaattaaatgatttcaatataggaatttatttactttgttggcaccgacttcaaaagctgattaaaaaatcgtaaattggatatggatgtaactgattatttttttctttttagttcatttttgaaggcggtttttttttatttataaaaatttatttactgcttttcagtgttgttttgttatttataattacaattggtagtgtttgtcatgcactttattatactcatgTTTACGACATTAGCCCCTTTCAATCGATAGCgcctttaaatcaaattacataatatacatggTAATGCTTTCGTCTTACAGAGTTCGATTGTAAGAGGCTAACTGTTAAGCTACTACTTAGGGTGGCACAGCTTGAACTGATAAATCAGTGGAGCCCCGTGGACTAAAGTGCATTATTTAATGttgaaatagtttaatttatatatcattaagttAAGATCATTGAACTATAGGGGTCCACTTTTATCAGTTCAGATTGTGGCGGGAATCTTTTATAGCTAACAaagaaaacacaatttaaaatgtacttacTCGTATATTATTGCAAAccttttgttttacaaatacaCACGCCTCGTATATTGTTGTACACGTTTTATATTCTTAAGTTTTAACTGCGATTTTTACAAGTTTACAACAATAACCACCAAAGATGAACTTCCAAAGTTGACGCCATCCAGAATAATCATTTAACTTGCCCGCCAAGAAAAGAATTGGCGCCAACCGGAAGATTGTCTTTGGTATtaccatttacaaaaatacattacttGCAGATTATTTATCACGTATTACCCAAAATATCCTAgatatttaatagattatttaacaATTGCTAACAGTCGGCCATCCAATTTAAGTAGGACGACCTCGTACTACAGAACTGACTTTAATGTACATACATGTTTGAGTtgcttaatatttgttatagttACATAGAcacaatatttttgatgtttttgaaaCACTAGCAAATAGGGCAATAAACAAAGGCCATCAAAGCACAATATTAAACGTATACATAATAAGAATACACATTAAAgggaaaattaaattttacacattataaatgcatttttagTTGATAACAgaccaaatttttatttaatgtcaaataaatgtaatgaattagACTATTTAATTGACAACAGGCCCACTACGTCCTGAATGCCATAACATAAACATTGGGTTGACAACAGGCCCCACTACGTCCTGAATGCCATAACATAAACATTAGGTTGACAACAGGCCCCACTACGTCCTGAATGCCATAACATAAACATTAGGTTGACAACAGGCCCCACTACGTCCTGAATGCCATAACATAAACATTAGGTTGACAACAGGCCCCACTACGTCCTGAATGCCATAACATAAACATTAGGTTGACAACAGGCCCCACTACGTCCTGAATgccataatataaacattaggTTGACAACAGGCCCCACTACGTCCTGAATgccataatataaacattaggTTGACAACAGGCCCCACTACGTCCTGAATGCCATAACATAAACATTAGGTTGACAACAGGCCCCACTACGTCCTGAATgccataatataaacattaggTTGACAACAGGCCCCACTACGTCCTGAATGCCATAACATAAACATTAGGTTGACAACAGGCCCCACTACGTCCTGAATGccataatataatcattattttgacAACAGGCCCCACTACGTCCTGAATGCCAATGACCTTCCGCGTTGCATAGGCCATGTTTGGATTCTATATAacgtgtattaattaattattttaaaatattatctaaattagCGATATTCTGACTGTAACATGACTTACTACGCGGagggttatattatttaatatggacGAAATGTTACTGTggataaaatgttaataagtaATTCATTGAGTTAATCAGTGTCACTAATATCACTAGACGATGACATGTCTTCGGTATGAGGCCTCTTAAAATTAAGCCAAGGAGCAATTTTATCTATAGACACGATTGTGGTAAAGCGTCGACCACATTTTCTCGTTAGTGGAGTGTCTTCCACTTGAAAACGGTCATGGTCTAGAATAGCCGTAATTTTGTAAGGGCCCTGAAATCGCGGTACTAACTTTTTACTTTGTCCAGTGGCTGGTACCTGTCGTTCTACCCTAACTAAATCGCCCACTTGGAAATCAACGGGCTGACATCTTTTTTTGTCATATGTGTTTTTCTGTTGTTTTTGATATGAGTCAACGTAAGTTTTGATTTCCTCCCCAATTTCGGATCTAtccctttttaaattattatcaatgtcTTCGGATAATTCATTTTGTAATCTGCTGTCATTTTCTCCTAAGGGTCTTATACCGAACAACGCTTCGGCAGGACTACGATTAATGCCCTTATTGAGAGTGTTATTCATACCCCATTGGACTTCGGGCAGGAGTTCATCCCATTTATTGTCCGATGTTCCCACGCACTTGGCCGTAAGAGCATCAACAATAACTCTATTGTATCTTTCTACCTGCCCGTTGGCCCGGGGCGTAGCAACGGCGTTAAGTATATGTTTGACGCCCTTGTCAAACATATACTTTTTGAAGGATGTACTTGTAAATGACGTACCACGATCAGATATTAGTCTTCTTGGTACCCCAAATAACCCAAAATATTCTTTCAATACCTTTATAGAAGTATGAGATTTAGTATTCCTAACTGGTTTTAGGAAAATAAATCGAGTAAATGCGTCGATTATAACCAGTATGTGTATATTTCCCCGACTACTGCGGACAAACGGTCCCACATGGTCCACATGGATTGTATCGAAAGGGATGTCGACTTTCTTTATAGGATGCAAAAACCCTGGCTGCTTACCTCCCCTTGATTTGGCGTATGTACATTCCAAACATGAATGGAcatattttttgacaaatttccTCATCTTAGGGAACCAGTAAGCAGCCATGATCTTTTCTAAGGTTTTGTCAAAACAGAAATGGCCAACATCATCATGGTTCTGCTTGACAATCTGCCAACGAACACCTTTCGGCACAACCCACCTGTCTCCCTGTGGCGTAACTCTAAATAACCTATCACCCTTTAACTTGTAATTGGTTTTTATATCCATCACATTATCTAAGTCTGAGTTTTTGAGAATGCCAACAATCCTTTGAATTTCAGAATCTGCACTCTGAACAGTTACTAGCCAGTCTGATTGGGATCCCTTAATTGCGGAAATTTCAAAAACCTTATTAGGGGAACCATGTATTGGATTCCGACTTAGAGCATCGACATGCGCCATAGCCGCACCCGGCCTGTAGTCAATACTAAGATTAAACTCCTGCATTTGTTCCCACCACCGTGCGACTCGTGGGATCATATCTTTCTTTTGAAAGGTTGCGCGTAAGGAATTGCAGTCAGTTATAACCTTGAACGGGATGCCAATAAGATAAACCCTAAATTTCTGCAGGGCTGATACGACTGCGAGTGTTTCCAAGTCGTATGACGAGTAATTTTGCTCTTCAGGTGTTGTCTGTCTACTGTAGTAGGCAACGGGttttagaacatcattatcGTCACGTTGCAGTAGAATACCGCCAAGTCCTAGCTTACACGCATCCGTGTGCACTTCAGTCTGAGCTTTCGAATTGTAAAGAGCCAAGGTCGGTTTCGTTATTAACTTCTCCTTCAAAGTCCTAAAAGCAACTTCCTGCTCTGCTCCCCAAATCCAGGCCATATCCTTTCTCAGAAGATTTGTCAAAGGTTTAGCAATTATAGAGAACCCAGGTACAAATCTTCGAAAGAAACTAGCTAGCCCCAAGAATTGGCGAACGTTATGCTGACTGGTGGGGACAGGAAACTTCTCAACGgcttcaattttttttgaacCAGGCCTAATACCCTCACTGGACACCTCAAAGCCCAGATAATCGACGGACTGTCCAAAAAACACGCATTTAGGTAGTTTGAGGGTAAGGCCTGCGTTAGAAAACAACATCAAAGTATTTTCTAATCGTGCTAAGCCTTCAGCAAAGTCTTTAGCGGGGATTATTACATCGTCTAAGTATGCTAGAGCTTCTTTATGACGTGAAGAACCTAATACCTGATTCATGATGCGCTGAAACGTAGCCGGCGCGTTTGCTAGACCGAAAGGCATTCTATTAAATTCGAAATGTCCATCCGGTGTAACAAATGCAGTCTTGTACCTATCCGCTTCACAAATCGGTACTTGATAATAGCCGGAGGCTAAATCTAGTGTTGTATAAAAACGATGTCCCGAAAGAACATCTAATTGATCGTCTATAAGCGGCATGGGATAGTTTTCCTTAACTGTGCGCTTATTGAGGGCACGGTAGTCGATGCAAAGTCTATATTCACCCGTCTTTTTGCGAACAAGAACCACAGGGCTGGCGTAAGGTGACGTAGAGGGACGAATTATCCCATTATCTAACAATTCAGTGATCATGTCTCGAACTACACCCTTTTCGTGAATTGCTAACCTATACGGCCTGTAAACCACAGGGTCGTTGTCATTCAACGTTATGGACATTTCACCGACCGATGTGGTACCTAGTTCAGCTAAGTTAAAAGCAAAACATTTTCTGTACTTATTCAACAAGGCTACCAGTTGCTCCCTTTGAGATCGAGTGACTTGTTCACCAACACGGACGTTTTCAATATCGATCTCCAACATTGCTTGTTCATTTACAGTTGACACTCGCATTGAGTGAGAGGAAGGGACTTTAGTGTCTTCATTAGCTACACGGGCCCGTGCCAATAAAGAACCCCCTTTTAATGTAACTGGCTGGCCCTTTGCTACGTTTACTACCAGTTTCCCTATTCCCCCTCTATCAACTTGAAATAACCCAGAATATACTGAATAGGTCGCGTTAGACTTCAATCTTAGACCACCTTCAACATATACATCTCCAACAAATGATGAATCTGTGTATATATCAATAATCGTAAGTCCGGAAATTACAACGTCATCTTTACAGAACAACTTTATCTTTTCGCTGGTTATGTCATCGCTTGTTTCGTTTAACATAAGTAActgttcattatttttgtagacAACCACATGTGGTTGTTCTGTGAAGGACTGTCCTATCATAAGGGGTACATCCATGGCACAGTCTGGAACTATATAAAGATCTACGTCACCCTCTATCTGATCAATAACAACACTAACTCTACACCGCCCTAATGCGTGAACGACAGAACCACCAAACCCCTTTAATGATGGTAGTGAGTCAGTATAGACTTGTTTATTTATGGTTTTAAAATCAATCTCCCTAATCATACAGCATTCACTGCCGAAATCAATAAACGCCCTAAACGGTATGCCGTCCACTTCGAtcgttttcatatatttactcCCTGGACTATCAGTATTAGCCACGCAGCAGCGAACTGTTTTATCGGTGGCTGCTGGTGTTGTTACTTTAGAATAGCATTGTTCTGCATCGTGACCCAGCTTTGAACACTTAGAACATTTCTTTATAGGTAAGGTGCACTGAGACGAAACGTGGCCATCTTGTTTACAGTTATAACAACGCGGCTTATTAGTTCGAGCTACAGTTTCGTGAGATCTcgtattaattgtatttttagctACTTTACGATCAGGAACTGGTTTTATATTTCGGGTGTTACGTAGGTATGCCAATAGCTTATCAGGATCATTGAATTGAGCTGCTTCAGCTCCTAATCGTATAGAACGATCGTCTATGCCGTGTAAAATACATTCAACAGCTAGCCTACCCGTTATTGGTTCGTTAACCCTATTAACGAGCGCTACTTTGTCGTAAAAATACTCCTCAAGCGAATCCCCGAAACGCGCTCGTCGGGCAAGCATGTCGCTAAGCATCTGTCCATAATTCTCCTTAGATGGAAAAGCTGCTAACAACTTTGCTTGCCACTCCTCCCAAGAAAACAGAACCGATGTCAAGCCCTCGTACCACCTCTGAGCTAGTCCCCGTAACTTAGGTAAAGCATAATGTACTAATTGCTTTTCAGACCATCCGTATATAGATGAACATTCATTAACTTTATGTAGCCACATAATCATGGTTTGTTCTTTCTTCGCGGGGTCGAACTCAGGGATGGTATTGTGCATATTTCCTATCTTATCTAAAGAATCATTACGCCCTAACGATTTCAATGCAGTAAGCAATAACTTAAAGTTATTACCGTCGGTAGTGGAAGAAGGCGACTCATATTTCTCCTTAGTGCTAACCTCTGGCTGTTTCGATCGACTGCGCGTACGTTGACTCGCCTGCCTGCGTGAACGGCGGCTCGTCCGGCTACGCGAACGACGGCTCGCCCGGCTGCGCGAACGGCGGCTCGCTCGGCTGCGCGAACGACGGCTCGCTCGGCTGCGCGAACGACGGCTCGCCCGGCTGCGCGAACGGCGGCTCGCTCGGCTGCGCGAACGACGGCTCGCCCGGCTGCGCGAACGGCGGCTCGCTCGGCTGCGCGTACGGTGGTTCGCCTGGCTGCCTGAACGGCGGCTCACGCGGCTGCGTGAGCGGCGGCTCGCTCGGCTGCGCGAACGGTGGCTCGCCCGACTGCGTGAGCGGCGGCTCGCCCGGCTGCGCGTACGGTGGTTCGCCTGGCTGCCTGAACGGCGGCTCACGCGGCTGCGTGAGCGGCGGCTCGCTCGGCTGCGCGAACGGTGGCTCGCCCGACTGCGTGAGCGGCGGCTCGCCCGGCTGCGCGTACGGTGGTTCGCCTGGCTGCGTGAACGGCGGCTCGCGCGGCTGCGCGAACGGTGGCTCGCCCGACTGCGTGAGCGGCGGCTCGCCCGGCTGCGCGTACGGTGGTTCGCCTGGCTGCGTGAACGGCGGCTCCCGCGGCTGCGCGAACGGTGGCTCGCCCGACTGCGTGAGCGGCGGCTCGCCCGGCTGCGCGTACGGTGGTTCGCCTGGCTGCGTGAACGGCGGCTCGCGCGGCTGCGCGAACGGTGGCTCGCCCGGTTGCGTGAACGGCGGCTCGCTCGGCTATGCGAACGTCGGCTCGCCTGGCTGCGAGAACGGCGGCTCGTCCGGCTGCGTGAACGGCGGCTCGTTCCGCTGTGCTGACCCGATGCTCTGTGCATTGCCGGCCGCCTCTCAGGACTGTGCGACCGCAACGCGCCTCCGGTGGGTCGCGAGGGAGAGTACAAACCCAATGGACCGGAAACGTCTTCCActggaattttgaaaaaatctcgAACAGTTtatctatcaaaataaatattgaacaaattaataagtacaaacaattaaacaatggttgtaattattgatatatgtgTCACATTAAGTATTACTGTTATAATAAAAGCTGTGTGCTAGTTACATTAATTAGTTTCATTTAGTTATCCATCTAAATCATTTGTACACTATTTAATCTCAAAATCAAACTAGCAGTCTTGAGAATGAATGTCTTTCGCAATCAATACACTCTTCAATCGAGTGAGCaatatgtaatttgatttatgtaaaaaaaaaatgtataatttcaaatgtaagtaaaccatattaaagaaaaaaaagaaaagaaaaaaaaacaagacgtTCGTTTGTTCTTAAATTCGTTTAACATCCCAGAATTAACAATAGGTTCATATCCCACTTCTGAAATGTTTACGACATTAGCCCCTTTCAATCGATAGCgcctttaaatcaaattacatatacatgGTAATGCTTTCGTCTTACAGAGTTCGATTGTAAGAGGCTAACTGTTAAGCTACTACTTAGGGTGGCACAGCTTGAACTGATAAATCAGTGGAGCCCCGTGGACTAAAGTGCATTATTTAATGttgaaatagtttaatttatatatcattaagttAAGATCATTGAACTATAGGGGTCCACTTTTATCAGTTCAGATTGTGGCGGGAATCTTTTATAGCTAACAaagaaaacacaatttaaaatgtacttacTCGTATATTATTGCAAAccttttgttttacaaatacaCACGCCTCGTATATTGTTGTACACGTTTTATATTCTTAAGTTTTAACTGCGATTTTTACAAGTTTACAACAATAACCACCAAAGATGAACTTCCAAAGTTGACGCCATCCAGAATAATCATTTAACTTGCCCGCCAAGAAAAGAATTGGCGCCAACCGGAAGATTGTCTTTGGTATtaccatttacaaaaatacattacttGCAGATTATTTATCACGTATTACCCAAAATATCCTAgatatttaatagattattta
This region includes:
- the LOC124536406 gene encoding glutenin, low molecular weight subunit-like, with the translated sequence PSEPPFTQPGEPPFAQPREPPFTQPGEPPYAQPGEPPLTQSGEPPFAQPREPPFTQPGEPPYAQPGEPPLTQSGEPPFAQPREPPFTQPGEPPYAQPGEPPLTQSGEPPFAQPSEPPLTQPREPPFRQPGEPPYAQPGEPPLTQSGEPPFAQPSEPPLTQPREPPFRQPGEPPYAQPSEPPFAQPGEPSFAQPSEPPFAQPGEPSFAQPSEPSFAQPSEPPFAQPGEPSFA